Sequence from the Desertibacillus haloalkaliphilus genome:
CCAAGTGTTACCAGGGCCGCAGTTCACACCGAAACGATTAGCAGAGCTAATTCATGATTATCGTGTAACGTTAGCAGCTGGCGTACCTACCATTTGGCTTGGACTTTTGAAAGAGTTAGAGACTGGAGAGTATGATACGTCTAGTTTGCGTGCAGTTTTATGCGGAGGTTCTGCGGCTCCTGAAGGTATGATAAAAGCATTTGAAGTCAAATACAAGATTCCGTTTTTACATGCCTATGGAATGACGGAAACGAGTCCACTTGTTACGGTTTCCCGTCTGAAAAGCTATCAATCTAAGTTGGACCAAGAAGAACAGTTAAAGGTTAGAGCGAAGCAAGGCCTAGTAGTCCCAGGACTTGAAACAAAAGTGGTTGGTGAGCATGGAGAGGTAAGCTGGGATGGAAAAGAAATGGGAGAGCTTCTTATACGTGGTCCGTGGATAGCCGATGAATATTATCATGATGAACGAAGTCGTGATGCTTTTGTGGATGGTTGGCTTCATACAGGGGATGTCGCCACAGTTGATGAAGAAGGAATTATCAAATTAGTTGATCGAACGAAGGACTTAGTCAAGAGCGGTGGTGAGTGGATCTCCTCAGTTGATTTAGAAAATGCACTGATGGCACATAATGATGTCTTCGAAGCTTGTGTTGTTGCTATTCCTCATCCAGAGTGGCAAGAGCGTCCGGTAGCTTTTGTTGTTCTGCATCCAGGTTGTTCAACAACGAAGGAGGATTTACTAGAATTCCTAAAACCACAATTTGCAAAATGGTGGTTGCCTGACGAGGTAATCTTCATAGAAGAAGTCCCGAAAACATCGGTCGGGAAATTTCTGAAACGAGAAGTACGTGAGAAATATAAAGGACTTTTCACTGCAAACGAGTGTTAATAAAGTGAAGGGGGCTGTATCAAAGGTTGAGAAGATCTGTTGTACAGTCCTATTTCTTTTTTTAAGGCTGTGTTAAAGCTTAGTGTTGATGCTCGTTGATATTGGGCTCATTTCGTGCGAAACCTTAGTTTCGTACGCCTTTCAGGTACTGAAAGGTTGGAAGATATGAATGAAATCATGGAGAAAATTTATGT
This genomic interval carries:
- a CDS encoding long-chain fatty acid--CoA ligase: MMDVQLNISTMIERAEKYFPKKTVVSRTSSGVQTFSYQEIGRRTRQLSSVLARLGVEKGDRVGTLAWNHHRHLESYFAIPGIGAVLHTINIRLSQEHITYIVNHAKDKVLLIDEDILPLIEAVKNQIPSVKAFIVMCDGKKPESSLEPLYSYEELIAEGDPNFEFVKDLNEHEPAGICYTSATTGNPKGVVYSHRAIVLHSMAMGLADTGALSESDVCLPVVPMFHVNAWGLPFTATWFGSTQVLPGPQFTPKRLAELIHDYRVTLAAGVPTIWLGLLKELETGEYDTSSLRAVLCGGSAAPEGMIKAFEVKYKIPFLHAYGMTETSPLVTVSRLKSYQSKLDQEEQLKVRAKQGLVVPGLETKVVGEHGEVSWDGKEMGELLIRGPWIADEYYHDERSRDAFVDGWLHTGDVATVDEEGIIKLVDRTKDLVKSGGEWISSVDLENALMAHNDVFEACVVAIPHPEWQERPVAFVVLHPGCSTTKEDLLEFLKPQFAKWWLPDEVIFIEEVPKTSVGKFLKREVREKYKGLFTANEC